The following are from one region of the Gossypium hirsutum isolate 1008001.06 chromosome D03, Gossypium_hirsutum_v2.1, whole genome shotgun sequence genome:
- the LOC107950734 gene encoding dirigent protein, which yields MEAKRSLLAIFLLLSFLSISTAAPTRKTRTRKPCKSMVFYFHDIIYNGHNAKNATSAIVGSPQWGNKTILTGQNHFGDLVVFDDPITLDNNLHSKPVGRAQGFYIYDKKDIFTAWLGFSFVFNSTQHKGSINFAGADPLMNKTRDISVIGGTGDFFMARGVATLMTDAFEGEVYFRLRTDINLYECW from the coding sequence ATGGAAGCTAAAAGATCCCTATTAGCCATCTTCCTCCTCCTTTCCTTCCTCTCCATATCAACCGCAGCACCAACTCGAAAAACCCGAACCCGAAAACCATGCAAGAGCATGGTGTTTTATTTCCACGACATAATCTACAACGGCCATAACGCAAAGAACGCAACATCAGCCATTGTAGGTTCACCACAATGGGGGAACAAGACCATTTTAACAGGACAAAACCATTTCGGAGACCTGGTCGTGTTCGACGACCCCATTACCTTGGACAACAACTTGCATTCGAAACCAGTGGGTCGGGCCCAAGGGTTTTATATCTACGACAAGAAAGACATATTCACAGCTTGGTTGGGTTTCTCCTTCGTTTTCAATTCTACCCAACATAAAGGAAGTATAAACTTCGCCGGTGCTGATCCATTGATGAACAAGACGAGGGATATATCAGTGATTGGTGGAACAGGTGATTTCTTCATGGCTAGAGGAGTGGCTACTTTGATGACTGATGCCTTTGAAGGGGAAGTATATTTTCGCCTTCGAACTGATATTAATTTGTATGAATGTTGGTAA